Proteins encoded by one window of Rhodobacter sp. CZR27:
- a CDS encoding DUF421 domain-containing protein, with protein MALALLVCLQDAITWLSVRVPTVQDLVRSEPTPLLHEGRLLDGALKRQRVTQDEVRAALRQGGLDDPASARSVVLETDGSLTVIPR; from the coding sequence GTGGCGCTCGCGCTGCTCGTCTGCCTGCAAGATGCGATCACCTGGCTGTCGGTCCGCGTTCCGACGGTTCAGGATCTGGTCAGGAGCGAGCCGACACCGCTGCTGCACGAGGGTCGCCTTCTCGACGGCGCGCTGAAGCGCCAGCGCGTGACGCAGGACGAGGTGCGGGCGGCGCTGCGGCAGGGCGGGCTCGACGATCCCGCCTCGGCGCGCTCGGTCGTTCTGGAAACCGACGGCAGCCTGACCGTCATTCCGCGGTAG